The following coding sequences lie in one Candidatus Poribacteria bacterium genomic window:
- a CDS encoding ribbon-helix-helix protein, CopG family produces MAKPMNILLSEELIERISEMSREEGISRAEFIRRALDSYIRIKEKERKRREIQRAIAIQDQLRKQTPPWNGIEELRRQREGRG; encoded by the coding sequence ATGGCTAAACCGATGAACATACTCCTGAGCGAGGAGCTGATAGAGAGGATATCCGAGATGTCCAGGGAGGAGGGCATAAGCAGGGCGGAGTTCATAAGGCGGGCGCTGGACAGTTACATACGGATAAAGGAGAAGGAGAGGAAACGAAGGGAGATCCAAAGGGCCATAGCCATCCAGGACCAGCTCCGAAAACAGACGCCCCCCTGGAACGGAATCGAGGAGCTCAGAAGACAGAGGGAGGGAAGAGGATGA
- a CDS encoding decaprenyl-phosphate phosphoribosyltransferase, with product MLSAAIDSVKIHIKGNSVTRRLAALLHLIRPHQWVKNGFLLGPLLFSGSLANPSAVIRTMEAFLCFCLLSSGVYVLNDLIDVNEDRIHPAKRKRPIASGQIPIWGAILLSIGLMVLSISWAFSIGTGFGLIAASYLTINVFYTFKLKHVVILDVFSIAAGFILRVLGGAMVISVMPSHWILICTGLLALFLGFSKRRHEIMNLEDAASHRAVLSEYNPYYLDQMLLVIGGATIIAYVLYTISPQTIAHVGDRRLLLTVPFVLYGLFRYQYLVYHRGDRGDPTLNLLSDRPILTDIFLWALTAIGAIYLF from the coding sequence GTGCTTTCTGCAGCCATAGATTCGGTGAAAATCCACATCAAAGGTAACTCCGTAACGAGGCGACTGGCGGCTCTCCTGCATCTGATCAGACCACACCAGTGGGTGAAAAACGGGTTCCTCCTGGGGCCGCTTCTGTTCTCGGGATCGCTTGCTAATCCCTCCGCCGTCATAAGAACTATGGAGGCTTTCCTCTGTTTCTGCCTCCTCTCAAGCGGCGTCTACGTGTTGAATGACTTGATCGATGTTAACGAGGACAGGATACACCCTGCCAAGAGGAAGAGGCCGATCGCCTCCGGACAGATTCCGATCTGGGGAGCGATCCTCCTATCGATCGGCCTGATGGTCCTCTCCATCTCTTGGGCGTTCAGCATCGGCACGGGTTTCGGCCTGATCGCCGCCTCATATCTGACGATCAACGTGTTCTACACCTTCAAGCTCAAGCATGTGGTTATATTGGACGTGTTCTCAATAGCGGCGGGGTTTATCCTGAGGGTCTTAGGAGGAGCAATGGTCATATCGGTTATGCCCTCACATTGGATACTGATCTGCACGGGCTTGCTGGCGCTGTTTCTGGGATTTTCCAAAAGACGACATGAGATCATGAACCTCGAGGACGCCGCATCTCATAGGGCCGTGCTCTCCGAGTACAATCCGTATTATCTGGATCAGATGCTGCTGGTGATCGGAGGAGCGACTATAATCGCCTATGTGCTCTACACCATCAGTCCTCAAACGATAGCTCATGTCGGCGATAGGAGATTGCTGTTGACGGTTCCCTTCGTCCTCTACGGGCTTTTCAGATATCAGTATCTGGTATATCACCGGGGCGATAGAGGCGACCCCACCCTGAACCTGTTGAGCGACAGGCCTATTCTGACCGATATTTTCCTCTGGGCGCTCACGGCTATCGGGGCGATATACCTATTTTAG
- a CDS encoding type II toxin-antitoxin system HicA family toxin, with protein MVHPEKGKIIPIPMHKGKDVSVGLIRAILREIDITPEEWNQL; from the coding sequence ATGGTTCACCCTGAAAAAGGCAAGATCATTCCGATACCTATGCATAAAGGTAAGGATGTTAGTGTGGGTTTGATCCGAGCCATTCTCCGTGAGATAGATATTACCCCGGAGGAATGGAATCAGCTTTGA
- a CDS encoding type II toxin-antitoxin system VapC family toxin has product MTDRYVLDSSVVIKWFSQTDDPDIEKALKLRYDHMEERCILTAPSLMLCEVANVLRFKPGFDEEKVKTALESLSLMHIDILPIDPDLCAEAVEIAYERELTVYDSYFIALAHKLDCKLITADEKLYERASDIPWVIPLSEL; this is encoded by the coding sequence ATGACCGACCGATACGTGCTCGATTCATCCGTCGTGATAAAATGGTTCTCCCAGACCGATGATCCCGACATCGAAAAGGCGCTGAAACTCCGATACGACCACATGGAGGAGAGATGTATCCTCACCGCCCCGAGCCTGATGCTCTGCGAGGTGGCGAACGTGCTGAGGTTTAAGCCGGGCTTCGACGAGGAGAAGGTGAAGACGGCGCTGGAGAGCCTGTCGCTGATGCATATCGATATCCTCCCCATCGATCCCGACCTCTGCGCCGAGGCCGTCGAGATAGCCTATGAAAGGGAGCTGACGGTCTACGACTCATACTTCATCGCCCTCGCCCATAAGCTCGATTGTAAGCTCATAACGGCGGATGAGAAACTGTATGAGAGGGCATCCGATATCCCCTGGGTGATCCCCCTTTCCGAACTGTAA
- a CDS encoding class I SAM-dependent methyltransferase — MTDEERIRFEMWRHEWEERALIGDWIAAHGYRFSDGYSPEQVYGYMVKDVIDKLKVSEGDNVLEVGCATGRLSFEISKVAHSVVGIDFSERMIRRAVETYGEKGLKFYVAEAAALPFPDESFDRVLCYSVFHDFPSRNYGARALSELLRVCKPGGVILIGDIPTLETWRYDTQDLDPLRRFKARLGLIPSLRRPYDLIKYGLLKRRRKGVSWVYYSRSFLARKLNGKVRGFEFLDQTIPGKDYHRIDLRIRR, encoded by the coding sequence ATGACTGATGAGGAAAGGATAAGGTTTGAAATGTGGCGCCATGAATGGGAGGAAAGGGCGCTTATCGGAGATTGGATAGCCGCCCATGGGTATAGGTTCTCCGACGGATACTCCCCCGAACAGGTATACGGATATATGGTTAAGGATGTGATCGATAAGCTGAAGGTGAGTGAGGGAGATAACGTCCTTGAGGTCGGCTGTGCCACCGGGAGACTCTCATTTGAGATATCAAAAGTCGCTCACAGCGTGGTGGGCATTGATTTCTCCGAGCGGATGATCCGCCGCGCCGTAGAGACATACGGGGAAAAGGGGTTGAAATTCTACGTGGCGGAGGCTGCCGCTCTGCCCTTTCCCGATGAATCCTTCGATAGGGTCCTCTGCTATAGCGTATTCCACGATTTCCCCTCCCGAAACTATGGCGCCAGAGCCCTTTCAGAGCTCCTCAGGGTGTGTAAGCCCGGCGGGGTAATCCTTATAGGGGATATCCCAACTCTGGAGACCTGGAGGTATGACACCCAGGACCTCGATCCTCTCCGCAGGTTCAAAGCCAGGCTCGGGCTCATTCCATCTCTGCGCAGGCCGTATGACCTGATTAAATACGGACTCCTGAAACGACGAAGAAAAGGCGTCTCATGGGTTTATTACAGCAGATCCTTTCTCGCTAGAAAGCTAAATGGGAAAGTTCGCGGATTCGAGTTTCTCGATCAGACCATACCGGGGAAGGATTATCACCGAATAGATCTGAGGATAAGGAGGTAA
- a CDS encoding glycosyltransferase family 39 protein: protein MRWKIGVLIFISALVIRIPIAFLGEDRLWNDEIDYDRIATNLLKYHQFTEYPGCPYSYRPPGYPFFLAAIYAVFGIGNHMAVRLFQALIGAVAALLLYLLGGEIKGEKAGTIGGLIWAFYPTAVAYTGYLYSETVFMALFLGFLYLMAVGMKMRGRKGILLFAGSGLLYGMAMLTREVLLAFIPLFLVWLIWQVPHRGKAGIIRLIAFMVMVMVVLLPWTARNYSVHGHLILISTNGGCNFYYGNNPETPLQHSWKFSGMNDLKIKSQLFRLAGDDPVLRNKLGYKLALGYILRRPDLFLVRFVGKIMDMWEIDRVPVGRIKNGYYPWMDRFARTGFIGLVGVYYIMTVSLGAIGFMRSSRDRWWWLTLTFLVGFSLILALVYGHTRYRMPLMPFMAVYASMGINRPPKKGELIPLICLLLIWIRQVTLDILIP, encoded by the coding sequence ATGAGATGGAAGATCGGAGTGCTCATCTTTATATCAGCTCTGGTGATAAGGATACCGATCGCCTTTTTAGGCGAGGATAGACTATGGAACGATGAGATCGACTATGACCGTATAGCGACTAATCTGCTGAAATATCACCAGTTCACCGAATATCCAGGATGTCCCTACTCATACCGTCCCCCAGGATATCCCTTCTTCCTGGCAGCTATATATGCGGTTTTTGGAATCGGAAACCATATGGCCGTGAGGCTCTTTCAGGCGTTGATCGGAGCGGTAGCCGCTCTGCTGCTGTATCTGCTGGGGGGGGAGATAAAGGGAGAGAAGGCTGGGACTATCGGCGGTCTGATATGGGCTTTCTACCCGACGGCTGTAGCCTATACGGGCTATCTCTATTCTGAGACGGTCTTCATGGCGTTGTTCCTGGGCTTTTTATACCTTATGGCTGTTGGGATGAAGATGAGAGGACGGAAGGGAATCCTCCTCTTTGCTGGAAGCGGTCTGCTTTACGGTATGGCAATGCTAACTAGGGAAGTGCTCCTGGCCTTCATTCCGCTTTTCCTGGTCTGGCTGATATGGCAGGTTCCACATAGGGGAAAGGCTGGGATCATCCGATTGATCGCCTTCATGGTGATGGTGATGGTGGTGCTTTTGCCGTGGACGGCCAGGAACTACTCGGTCCACGGTCATCTCATCCTTATAAGCACAAACGGCGGATGTAACTTCTACTACGGCAACAATCCCGAAACCCCGCTTCAGCACTCATGGAAGTTTTCCGGGATGAACGATCTGAAGATCAAATCCCAGCTCTTCAGGTTAGCCGGAGATGATCCGGTTTTGAGGAACAAGCTCGGATATAAGCTGGCATTGGGATATATCCTTCGTCGACCCGACCTCTTCCTTGTAAGATTCGTCGGTAAGATCATGGACATGTGGGAGATAGACAGGGTCCCTGTGGGGAGGATAAAGAACGGGTATTATCCCTGGATGGACAGATTCGCGAGGACGGGGTTCATCGGCCTTGTGGGCGTATACTATATCATGACGGTTTCGCTCGGTGCGATCGGTTTTATGAGATCTTCCAGGGACAGATGGTGGTGGCTTACCTTAACCTTTCTGGTGGGATTTTCCCTGATATTGGCACTGGTCTACGGGCATACCAGATATAGGATGCCGCTTATGCCGTTCATGGCGGTTTACGCCTCGATGGGAATCAACCGCCCGCCCAAAAAAGGCGAGCTCATACCGCTTATCTGTCTCCTTCTCATCTGGATACGCCAGGTTACGCTTGATATCCTGATCCCATAA
- a CDS encoding type II toxin-antitoxin system HicB family antitoxin yields MGTGERKRKVKLFALSHYIEKALELAEYERDENGVIIAKVPGASGFFAQGDTFEEARENLRDVIEGNVLLALQLGMEIPVLEGVSIEERDVEAIAP; encoded by the coding sequence ATGGGGACTGGGGAAAGAAAAAGGAAGGTGAAGCTCTTCGCGCTAAGCCATTATATAGAGAAAGCGCTTGAGCTGGCCGAATATGAACGTGACGAGAATGGTGTGATAATCGCCAAAGTACCGGGGGCTTCTGGATTTTTTGCCCAGGGAGATACTTTTGAGGAAGCTCGTGAGAATCTACGGGACGTTATCGAAGGGAACGTCCTTTTAGCCTTACAGCTCGGAATGGAGATCCCCGTCTTAGAAGGTGTGTCCATCGAGGAACGAGATGTCGAAGCTATCGCCCCTTAA